In the genome of Vibrio sp. NTOU-M3, one region contains:
- a CDS encoding peptidoglycan binding protein CsiV, with translation MKKLIPLLLFFVAMPTWAQRQFDIEVIIFKRAVNAETTSESWPDSLPQIDMSRAGSLGDANYRSQKGVKLLPKSSYQLNTQEQKLRNHAGFKVLLHTAWRQGDQGRYSAPVFHIRAGRDFSGQFNADGTEKGSVVHSEVLDGITEQTISGPLTELDGKFQIYVEHYLYADVTLDLQAPSVRKVIFEETPVAPSDEIVDGENSVVQAGMMEDITPSVREERFLKSYRMDQKRRMRSSETHFLDHPLMGAIIQVRRVN, from the coding sequence ATGAAAAAACTGATCCCACTACTACTCTTTTTCGTCGCCATGCCAACTTGGGCACAGCGACAATTTGATATAGAAGTGATCATCTTTAAGCGGGCAGTGAATGCTGAGACAACCAGTGAATCTTGGCCAGACTCACTGCCTCAAATCGACATGTCACGTGCAGGCAGTCTGGGTGATGCGAATTACCGTTCGCAAAAAGGCGTAAAACTGTTACCTAAATCGTCTTATCAGCTAAACACTCAGGAACAAAAACTGCGCAATCATGCCGGATTTAAAGTGCTACTTCACACAGCTTGGCGTCAAGGTGATCAGGGTCGTTATTCTGCGCCAGTATTTCACATCCGTGCGGGTCGAGACTTCTCTGGTCAGTTCAATGCAGATGGAACAGAAAAAGGCTCAGTCGTTCACTCTGAAGTACTGGACGGCATTACCGAACAAACCATTTCAGGGCCACTCACTGAGCTTGATGGTAAGTTCCAAATATACGTTGAGCACTACTTATACGCAGATGTAACTCTGGATCTACAAGCACCAAGCGTGCGTAAAGTTATCTTCGAAGAGACGCCTGTAGCGCCAAGTGACGAGATTGTTGATGGTGAAAATAGTGTTGTCCAAGCAGGCATGATGGAAGACATCACACCAAGCGTAAGAGAAGAACGCTTCTTAAAGAGCTATCGTATGGACCAAAAACGTCGTATGCGCAGCTCAGAAACGCACTTCCTTGACCATCCTTTGATGGGAGCAATTATTCAAGTACGCCGCGTAAACTAA
- a CDS encoding DUF1887 family protein gives MAVHVGIIDQDPIRLVTPLLDNRTISNHIVFIGVDTQESMYTRLNSVLAQRGITSEFFKIPNVANTSAIKQAVINLAADLKARGEAVKLNASCGLRHRLLSVYEVFRTFHWPIFVVEPSSDRLCWLYPDGKEDTQVQDRITISDYLTIFGARGEFNEHELPPQLDQKLYELGERWASNALELGPGLATLNYLATTCRKEQKLDVELSEKQQGYRELNMLLTDLVEAQIATYENGVLTFANEDARRFSNGEWLETLVHSTVRQIQKDMPTIQDHSLNVQVYRQLGDREVRNELDVASVVNNKLHIIECKTKGMRDDGDDTLYKLESLRDLLGGLQARAMLVSFRPLRYNDITRAEDLGLALIGPDELKDLKTHLTQWFKGAGGYEEINQC, from the coding sequence ATGGCAGTTCATGTTGGCATCATCGATCAAGATCCGATTCGCTTGGTCACTCCATTGTTGGATAATCGCACTATCAGCAACCATATTGTTTTCATTGGTGTAGATACTCAGGAAAGTATGTATACCCGATTAAATAGCGTTCTGGCCCAGCGAGGGATCACTTCTGAGTTTTTCAAAATTCCAAATGTCGCAAATACTTCAGCAATTAAACAGGCTGTGATTAACCTCGCGGCTGATTTAAAAGCGCGTGGGGAAGCCGTCAAGCTCAATGCAAGTTGTGGCCTGCGACACCGTCTTCTTTCTGTCTATGAGGTCTTCCGAACGTTCCATTGGCCTATTTTTGTCGTCGAACCAAGCAGTGACCGTTTGTGCTGGTTATACCCTGATGGCAAAGAAGACACTCAAGTCCAAGACCGCATCACCATTTCTGACTATTTAACGATTTTTGGTGCTCGTGGGGAATTTAACGAGCATGAACTTCCGCCACAACTGGATCAAAAGCTGTATGAGCTCGGAGAACGCTGGGCAAGTAATGCACTTGAACTTGGTCCGGGTCTCGCGACTTTGAACTACTTAGCAACAACCTGCCGCAAAGAACAAAAGCTCGATGTTGAATTATCAGAAAAGCAGCAAGGCTATCGCGAGCTCAACATGTTGCTTACGGATCTAGTTGAAGCTCAAATTGCCACCTACGAGAATGGCGTACTCACATTTGCCAATGAAGATGCTCGTCGTTTCTCAAACGGGGAATGGCTAGAAACACTGGTTCACAGCACGGTAAGACAAATCCAAAAAGACATGCCTACGATTCAAGATCACTCTTTGAACGTACAGGTCTACCGCCAATTAGGTGATCGAGAGGTTCGCAACGAACTCGACGTGGCTTCGGTTGTGAATAACAAGCTGCATATTATTGAGTGCAAAACAAAAGGCATGCGAGACGACGGGGATGACACACTTTACAAGCTCGAATCTTTACGTGATCTACTGGGTGGATTGCAAGCCCGCGCGATGTTAGTCAGTTTCCGCCCTCTTCGCTACAACGACATTACTCGTGCCGAAGACCTCGGATTAGCCTTAATTGGACCTGATGAGCTGAAAGATCTGAAAACACACCTAACCCAATGGTTTAAAGGGGCTGGTGGTTATGAAGAAATCAATCAATGTTAA
- a CDS encoding NAD(P)/FAD-dependent oxidoreductase gives MTRIIVVGGGAGGLELATKLGRTLGRKGRANVTLVDRKSSHLWKPLLHEVATGSLDEGVDALSYRAHAKNHHFDFQLGSLTDIDRERKVITLSEVKDEHGELLVPSRELEYDLLVLAIGSTSNDFNTPGVREHCIFLDSPEQAHRFRTEMNNQFLKLHANNGQGTVDIAIVGAGATGVELSAELHNAIKELRTYGFKDLDSSKLNVNLVEAGERILPALPPRISSAAHQELTKLGVNVRTATMVTEANENGLTTKDGEQIPAKIMVWAAGIKAPDFMKEIGGLESNRINQLVVKDTLQTTRDDNIFVIGDLAQCTQEDGTFVPPRAQAAHQMASRAFSNIVAKLNGRDLKPYVYKDNGSLVSLSRFSTVGSLMGNLTKGSMMVEGRIARVVYVSLYRMHQMALHGVFKTALIVLMGRINRVLRPNLKLH, from the coding sequence GTGACACGAATTATCGTTGTTGGCGGTGGCGCGGGCGGTTTAGAGCTTGCGACCAAGTTAGGCCGCACTCTGGGACGTAAAGGACGCGCAAACGTAACCTTGGTTGACCGTAAATCAAGCCATCTTTGGAAGCCCTTGCTACATGAAGTTGCGACTGGATCACTGGATGAAGGTGTAGATGCGTTAAGCTACCGTGCCCATGCAAAAAATCATCACTTTGACTTCCAATTAGGTAGCCTGACCGATATCGACCGTGAACGTAAAGTGATCACTTTAAGTGAAGTGAAAGATGAGCATGGCGAGCTTCTTGTTCCGAGTCGTGAACTGGAATATGACTTACTTGTTTTAGCAATTGGCTCAACATCCAACGATTTCAATACTCCAGGTGTTCGCGAACACTGTATTTTCCTAGATAGCCCAGAGCAAGCACACCGTTTCCGCACGGAAATGAATAACCAGTTCCTAAAACTGCATGCCAATAATGGTCAAGGTACGGTTGATATTGCCATTGTTGGTGCAGGAGCAACAGGGGTAGAGCTTTCTGCTGAGCTACACAATGCGATTAAAGAGCTTCGTACATACGGCTTTAAAGATCTGGACTCAAGCAAGCTCAATGTTAACTTGGTTGAGGCGGGTGAACGTATCCTTCCTGCGCTTCCACCTCGTATTTCAAGTGCAGCGCATCAAGAGCTCACTAAACTGGGTGTGAATGTACGTACTGCCACTATGGTGACTGAAGCCAATGAGAATGGCTTAACCACGAAAGATGGTGAACAAATTCCAGCGAAAATCATGGTGTGGGCTGCGGGGATTAAAGCGCCTGACTTTATGAAAGAAATTGGCGGTCTTGAAAGTAACCGTATCAACCAATTGGTGGTTAAAGACACTTTGCAGACAACGCGTGATGACAACATTTTTGTTATCGGTGATTTGGCGCAATGTACTCAAGAAGATGGAACATTTGTACCACCTCGTGCTCAAGCTGCACACCAAATGGCGAGTCGCGCATTTAGCAATATTGTGGCTAAATTAAATGGTCGTGACCTGAAACCATACGTATACAAAGATAACGGTTCTCTAGTTTCATTGAGCCGTTTTTCTACCGTTGGTAGCTTGATGGGTAACCTGACTAAGGGCTCCATGATGGTTGAAGGGCGTATTGCTCGTGTTGTGTATGTGTCATTGTACCGTATGCACCAAATGGCGCTTCATGGTGTGTTCAAGACGGCTCTTATTGTTTTGATGGGACGCATTAACCGCGTACTCAGACCAAATTTGAAATTGCACTAA
- the hinT gene encoding purine nucleoside phosphoramidase, with protein MAEETIFSKIIRKEIPADVVYQDDLVTAFRDINPRAPSHILIIPNKLIPTVNDIEADDELALGRMFTVARQLAKEEGIDEDGYRLIMNCNAHGGQEVYHIHMHLVGGRPLGPMLMS; from the coding sequence ATGGCTGAAGAAACGATTTTCAGTAAGATTATCCGTAAAGAAATCCCTGCCGATGTGGTCTATCAAGATGACTTAGTGACCGCTTTTCGCGACATCAACCCACGAGCGCCAAGCCACATTCTGATCATTCCGAATAAATTGATCCCGACAGTAAACGATATTGAAGCCGATGATGAACTGGCGCTAGGCCGCATGTTTACCGTGGCTCGCCAACTGGCAAAAGAAGAGGGGATTGATGAAGACGGTTATCGTTTGATCATGAACTGTAATGCTCACGGTGGTCAGGAAGTTTACCATATTCACATGCATCTTGTGGGTGGACGCCCGTTAGGTCCAATGTTGATGAGCTAG
- a CDS encoding COG3014 family protein translates to MLNHIRLTFVAVSCVALTACANFSAGNLFSHYSAQNSDVYQAVKKGDYAEAANQLPSSVAGDILDNFEKGRVYLLNNDYEQSKASFGLSDQSVRTLQDKATVSVSETATSVGALAVNDNLGTYHPADYELGFLHLYLGLNYLHSNDLEGALIEMRRANQVQERARKEREKELESAQKQMQSQGLTPNLGSVLSNYPDAGKTLQAVQNGYLLYLSALLYEADGDLNSAYVDYRRALAVSPNNSQVIDGTMRVAKRLGMRQDLVKLEKRYGKTETLNAGQARVIVIDEQGIVKAMQGWKQTLPLFDSHGNGAWYSLALPYYPSGNQASFNGIKLNGKKLNDSLLTDVNLMAQRNLSERLPSMVMRQALRIVAKEQIRREAAKDDDVGNLVFNIWNTLTEQPDTRSWLTLPGEVYTASSQVKAGEQTVKINGTPYQFDVAEKRTVLVWVSRQGSNATVWHKQLGRL, encoded by the coding sequence GTGCTGAATCACATTCGACTCACTTTTGTTGCTGTTAGCTGTGTTGCGTTGACCGCGTGTGCAAATTTTTCTGCTGGCAATCTTTTTAGTCATTACAGCGCGCAGAACAGCGATGTTTATCAAGCCGTGAAAAAAGGTGACTACGCCGAGGCGGCGAACCAACTGCCTAGCTCGGTGGCAGGTGATATCCTAGATAACTTTGAAAAAGGTCGTGTGTACCTATTAAACAACGACTATGAACAGAGCAAAGCATCGTTTGGACTCAGTGATCAGTCGGTCAGAACGCTCCAAGACAAAGCGACAGTCTCTGTGTCGGAAACCGCCACCAGCGTTGGTGCACTAGCGGTGAACGACAACTTAGGAACGTATCACCCGGCTGACTACGAACTCGGCTTCCTTCATCTCTATCTAGGGTTGAATTATCTGCACTCGAATGATTTGGAAGGAGCATTAATTGAAATGCGTCGAGCCAATCAAGTGCAGGAGAGAGCGCGTAAAGAGCGTGAGAAAGAACTTGAGTCGGCACAAAAACAAATGCAGTCGCAAGGTCTTACTCCCAATTTAGGCAGTGTGCTGTCAAATTACCCAGATGCAGGCAAAACATTACAAGCGGTACAAAACGGTTATTTGCTATACCTTTCAGCTCTTTTATATGAAGCGGATGGTGACTTAAACAGCGCTTATGTTGATTATCGACGAGCATTGGCTGTGTCTCCTAACAATTCGCAAGTGATCGACGGAACCATGCGCGTCGCTAAGCGTTTGGGTATGCGACAGGATTTAGTTAAGCTCGAGAAGCGCTACGGTAAAACTGAGACCCTGAATGCAGGGCAAGCCCGTGTTATCGTGATTGATGAACAAGGGATTGTTAAAGCCATGCAAGGTTGGAAACAGACCTTACCGTTGTTTGACAGCCACGGTAATGGTGCATGGTATTCTCTGGCATTGCCTTATTATCCAAGTGGGAATCAGGCTTCATTTAACGGCATCAAGCTCAATGGCAAGAAGCTGAATGATTCGCTACTTACGGATGTTAATTTGATGGCGCAGCGGAATTTGTCTGAGCGCTTGCCTTCCATGGTCATGCGTCAGGCGCTGAGAATTGTTGCTAAGGAACAAATTCGACGTGAAGCCGCAAAAGATGATGACGTCGGTAACTTGGTGTTCAATATTTGGAACACGTTGACTGAGCAACCGGATACGCGCAGTTGGTTGACCCTTCCAGGGGAAGTTTACACAGCAAGTTCGCAAGTTAAAGCTGGCGAGCAGACGGTAAAAATTAATGGTACACCTTATCAATTTGATGTGGCTGAGAAGCGCACAGTACTGGTTTGGGTATCAAGACAAGGTAGTAATGCTACGGTGTGGCATAAACAACTGGGAAGATTGTAA
- the ycfP gene encoding alpha/beta hydrolase YcfP, whose translation MIIYLHGFDSNSPGNHEKVLQLQFIDDDVRFINYSTLHPKHDMQHLLKEVHKAIELSNDPDPMICGVGLGGYWSERIGFLCGIKQVIFNPNLHPEINMQGRIDRPEEYEDIATKCVSEFRTKNKDRCMVILSREDEIHDNSKTAAALESYYDIVWDDSQTHKFKKISQHLQAMKAFKASS comes from the coding sequence ATGATCATTTATTTACACGGCTTCGATAGCAATAGCCCAGGTAATCACGAGAAAGTGCTGCAATTGCAATTTATTGACGATGACGTTCGTTTCATTAATTACAGCACTCTTCATCCAAAGCACGATATGCAGCATTTATTAAAAGAGGTCCATAAGGCGATTGAGCTATCCAACGATCCTGACCCAATGATTTGTGGTGTGGGTTTAGGCGGGTACTGGTCTGAACGTATTGGCTTCTTGTGTGGTATCAAGCAGGTGATATTTAACCCAAATCTACATCCAGAAATCAATATGCAAGGTCGTATTGATCGACCTGAAGAATATGAAGACATTGCGACGAAATGTGTTTCTGAATTTAGAACGAAAAACAAAGATCGATGTATGGTGATTTTGTCCCGGGAGGATGAAATTCACGACAACAGCAAGACGGCAGCTGCCCTTGAGTCGTACTACGATATTGTATGGGATGACAGCCAAACTCATAAATTTAAAAAGATTTCGCAACACCTCCAAGCGATGAAGGCGTTTAAGGCCTCTAGCTAA
- a CDS encoding YcfL family protein: MKKWLLAAVAALIMSGCTQNTAGLRIDGASQTVLFGDNVLSSRLEVADISTSEVDGRARGIVRLASQYKGDQVIQYRFYWYDEQGLEVNTQLAPWRQLIVRGMETVAISEVTVNPNGKQFRVQIREGEE, translated from the coding sequence ATGAAAAAATGGCTATTGGCTGCAGTGGCAGCACTTATTATGTCTGGCTGCACGCAAAATACCGCGGGCTTACGCATTGACGGTGCATCTCAAACGGTGTTGTTTGGAGACAATGTGTTGAGTTCACGCCTTGAAGTGGCTGATATTTCAACGAGTGAAGTCGATGGGCGTGCTCGAGGAATTGTTCGTTTGGCGAGTCAGTACAAAGGCGATCAAGTCATTCAATATCGTTTCTATTGGTATGACGAGCAAGGGTTAGAGGTCAATACCCAACTTGCACCGTGGCGCCAACTGATTGTACGAGGTATGGAAACGGTTGCGATTTCTGAAGTGACGGTTAACCCGAATGGAAAACAGTTTCGCGTACAGATCCGCGAAGGTGAAGAATAG
- a CDS encoding methyl-accepting chemotaxis protein, producing MKGSVIRRMYAGFALIIIMFVITTFLMMRSMEQIHDNFEEVSNVSLPLVSLSNQTSVNLLSADKYFKDFLTTQSQERMAAMREAFASAESTYGQSLQALEQASHGNANLVEKIEQLKTMEERYFSEAAQAMDNYQAMFAAQLQVQQSTRKFQRLHSELSVGMKEYVDDQSSISVKVMAKSYFIKLKDAEVITSDALASSDSELVSKAVAKNKKAVTHLNYAYRGLTTQMPQIKEVFDESVQQFTRDVGKKGGVLDQHNTYLAAKSALYDNIANLTREVDNTMAILNSFSQEAEGGLKLSVVEAGEVYNHGVLRAILIGVVVLVTAGAIGYHIAHSVRSPLTRILKTLESLSEGDLTQRIDIRYNNEFSRVSSHINALADNLHDILNKLNHASDNLTHTASDNQETSSHAQAQLSQQREQTANVATAMTEMTHSVQEVAQSAQSSQQMVERVEAASESGRLIMSNNITTINQLESRLNQSVDAVSELRQMSSHIGSILDVIRNIAEQTNLLALNAAIEAARAGEQGRGFAVVADEVRVLAQRTTDSTSEIERMISSLQTCSSSASDVIQSCREDMTQSVSQASQANSAMEEIQSLILEISHMSGHISHAAAEQNETTCAIAQNIEEINQIADASYQAMANIAQTSAALTDLANQQGALVHRFKL from the coding sequence ATGAAGGGTTCAGTGATCAGGCGCATGTATGCTGGTTTTGCCCTAATCATAATCATGTTCGTTATCACCACCTTTTTGATGATGCGGAGCATGGAGCAAATACACGATAATTTTGAAGAAGTATCAAACGTTTCACTACCACTGGTTTCTCTATCGAATCAAACAAGTGTTAATTTGCTTTCAGCGGATAAGTATTTTAAAGACTTCCTGACCACACAAAGTCAGGAGCGCATGGCAGCCATGCGTGAAGCTTTCGCCTCCGCTGAGTCTACTTACGGTCAATCTCTACAAGCACTCGAACAAGCGAGCCATGGCAATGCCAATTTAGTTGAAAAAATTGAGCAACTAAAAACGATGGAAGAACGCTACTTTTCTGAAGCGGCTCAGGCGATGGACAATTATCAAGCCATGTTCGCCGCTCAGCTTCAGGTGCAGCAATCTACGCGTAAATTCCAGCGTCTTCATTCAGAACTGAGTGTGGGAATGAAAGAGTACGTTGATGACCAGAGCAGTATTTCGGTCAAAGTGATGGCCAAAAGCTACTTCATTAAACTGAAAGATGCAGAGGTGATCACCTCTGATGCACTTGCTAGTAGCGATTCCGAATTGGTTTCAAAAGCCGTAGCAAAAAACAAAAAAGCCGTCACTCACTTAAATTACGCTTATCGCGGCCTTACAACTCAAATGCCTCAGATTAAAGAAGTATTTGATGAATCTGTTCAACAATTTACCCGTGATGTGGGTAAAAAAGGCGGCGTGCTCGATCAACACAACACCTATTTGGCGGCTAAATCTGCACTGTATGACAACATCGCCAATCTAACACGTGAAGTGGATAACACCATGGCGATCTTGAATTCGTTTTCTCAAGAAGCGGAAGGTGGACTCAAGCTTTCAGTCGTCGAGGCCGGAGAGGTCTACAATCATGGTGTGTTAAGAGCCATTCTAATTGGCGTGGTCGTGCTCGTTACAGCAGGTGCTATTGGGTACCATATTGCTCACAGCGTACGCTCTCCCCTCACCCGCATACTGAAAACGCTAGAAAGTCTTTCTGAAGGAGATCTCACACAGCGAATTGATATCCGTTACAACAATGAGTTCAGCCGCGTAAGTAGCCATATTAATGCGCTTGCAGACAACCTGCATGACATTCTCAATAAGCTTAATCATGCGTCGGACAACCTTACCCACACCGCCAGTGACAACCAAGAAACCTCTTCACATGCTCAAGCGCAACTGAGCCAGCAAAGAGAGCAAACGGCCAATGTTGCCACCGCAATGACCGAGATGACCCATTCAGTGCAAGAAGTCGCTCAGAGTGCACAGAGCTCCCAACAGATGGTTGAACGTGTGGAGGCAGCGTCTGAGTCTGGTCGTCTGATCATGAGTAACAACATCACGACCATCAATCAGTTGGAATCAAGATTGAATCAATCTGTTGATGCGGTAAGTGAACTGCGCCAAATGAGCAGCCACATTGGGTCAATCTTGGATGTTATTCGTAACATTGCCGAGCAAACTAATTTACTCGCCTTAAATGCGGCCATTGAAGCGGCTCGTGCCGGTGAGCAAGGACGTGGTTTTGCAGTCGTGGCTGACGAAGTGAGGGTATTAGCACAAAGAACAACTGATTCTACATCAGAAATTGAGCGTATGATCAGCAGTTTACAAACGTGTTCAAGCTCTGCCAGCGATGTAATTCAAAGTTGCAGGGAAGACATGACACAGTCCGTTTCCCAAGCTTCGCAAGCCAACAGTGCGATGGAAGAGATTCAATCATTAATTCTAGAAATCAGCCATATGAGTGGCCATATTTCTCACGCGGCAGCAGAGCAGAATGAAACAACCTGTGCGATTGCGCAAAATATCGAAGAGATAAATCAAATCGCGGATGCCAGTTACCAAGCGATGGCGAATATTGCACAAACCAGCGCAGCACTCACTGACCTAGCAAACCAACAAGGCGCACTAGTACATCGATTTAAACTGTAA
- a CDS encoding phosphotransferase, with amino-acid sequence MARMSWQEASQLDSSLLSLNHFFHTAPEYAQTLTGGLTNRCWKVVLPDNSAYVWRPATSITKAFSISRFQEYQILKAIESSHLAPQAIYINEQGLLVEWIEGESLYKGLDFDALLKTLVKVHSLDTSRIPVAPFNFTARVDHYWMLLKPEIKQGDYLSLYQQWRKAPNLADVGTTLCHFDLAGYNMVSTEIGHRVIDWEYAVIADPRLDLTLTIDVAEEKPLDAVFRYCQLREIEGVDDWVEGVMAWQPRATLMAMLWYLLAHQLWGDDHYLSQAQQLKESFCS; translated from the coding sequence ATGGCAAGAATGTCATGGCAAGAGGCCAGCCAACTTGATAGTTCGTTGTTATCTCTTAATCACTTCTTTCATACCGCTCCAGAATATGCCCAAACACTGACTGGTGGCTTAACCAATCGCTGTTGGAAAGTGGTTTTACCCGACAACTCTGCTTATGTGTGGCGCCCAGCCACTTCTATTACGAAAGCATTTTCGATCTCTCGCTTTCAGGAGTATCAAATACTCAAGGCGATAGAGTCATCTCATCTTGCTCCGCAAGCAATTTACATCAATGAACAAGGTCTTCTCGTGGAATGGATCGAGGGCGAGTCACTGTACAAGGGGCTTGATTTTGATGCATTGCTAAAGACGTTGGTCAAAGTCCATTCTCTTGATACCTCTCGAATCCCAGTCGCACCGTTTAACTTTACAGCTCGGGTTGATCACTATTGGATGTTATTGAAACCTGAAATAAAGCAAGGTGACTATCTTTCTTTGTACCAACAATGGCGGAAAGCGCCAAACCTTGCCGATGTGGGGACAACCTTGTGCCATTTTGATTTGGCGGGTTACAACATGGTGAGTACTGAGATAGGACATCGGGTGATTGATTGGGAGTACGCTGTCATTGCGGATCCGCGTTTAGATTTGACTTTGACAATAGACGTTGCCGAAGAAAAGCCATTAGATGCGGTGTTCCGATATTGCCAACTGAGAGAAATTGAAGGCGTTGATGACTGGGTTGAAGGTGTGATGGCTTGGCAACCGCGAGCAACTCTCATGGCCATGTTATGGTATTTATTAGCCCACCAGCTATGGGGAGATGACCATTATTTGAGCCAAGCTCAACAACTCAAAGAGTCGTTTTGCAGCTAA
- a CDS encoding GNAT family N-acetyltransferase — protein sequence MSPDFQIITRRLSLELIDSESAKELATLVSRSSSLHQWVDWCHPEFTEKEAERFILATRLNWVKTEAFGFGIYDRSSRQLMGMIAINEFYHTFNMASLGYWVADEFQQHGYAKEALDAVIEFCFAQLKLTRLEIVCDPKNLPSQHLATACHAVFETKAANRYLYDGKPYEGLVYSIIPE from the coding sequence ATGAGTCCTGACTTCCAAATTATAACCCGTCGCTTATCGCTAGAGCTGATCGATTCAGAATCGGCTAAAGAACTTGCGACCTTAGTTTCTCGTTCATCATCCCTTCATCAATGGGTTGACTGGTGCCACCCAGAATTCACGGAAAAAGAGGCTGAGCGTTTCATACTAGCCACACGCTTGAACTGGGTGAAAACAGAAGCCTTTGGTTTTGGTATTTATGACCGCAGCAGCCGTCAGTTAATGGGAATGATCGCCATTAATGAGTTTTACCATACCTTCAATATGGCAAGTTTAGGCTACTGGGTTGCAGATGAGTTTCAACAGCACGGCTACGCAAAAGAAGCGCTCGATGCCGTCATTGAATTTTGTTTTGCTCAGTTAAAGCTGACGCGACTTGAAATAGTGTGCGATCCTAAAAATTTGCCAAGCCAACATCTTGCAACGGCTTGCCATGCTGTTTTTGAAACGAAAGCAGCAAACCGCTACTTGTATGACGGCAAACCTTATGAAGGGCTGGTTTATTCAATTATCCCTGAATAG
- the lpoB gene encoding penicillin-binding protein activator LpoB: MKKSVIALLGLAVILGGCSNRVSYGDAQAVETTTIDFGSTDLQKIAGEMVDSMMMSGSVAAITRDSRPIVFVERIKNKTSEHIDTESITDTISTKMLNSGKFRFVDMDRVESVREQLNFQNNDELVNQSTAIQFGKMVGAQYMMYGNLSSIAKNAGNDKDVYYKMTMRLMDLETGLIEWADETEIRKQESKSFLGL, from the coding sequence ATGAAAAAAAGTGTTATCGCATTGCTTGGCTTAGCCGTGATTCTAGGTGGTTGTTCGAATAGAGTAAGCTACGGTGATGCTCAAGCAGTTGAAACAACGACCATCGACTTTGGCTCAACTGACTTGCAAAAAATTGCGGGCGAAATGGTTGATAGCATGATGATGTCTGGCTCTGTGGCGGCAATTACGCGTGACTCTCGACCAATCGTATTTGTTGAGCGAATCAAGAACAAAACCAGTGAACATATTGATACAGAATCCATCACGGACACTATCAGCACCAAGATGCTCAATTCTGGTAAGTTCCGCTTTGTCGATATGGATCGTGTTGAGTCCGTACGTGAACAACTTAACTTCCAAAATAATGATGAGCTAGTGAATCAAAGCACGGCAATTCAGTTTGGTAAAATGGTTGGTGCTCAATACATGATGTACGGAAACCTATCAAGCATCGCTAAAAATGCGGGTAATGATAAAGACGTGTACTACAAAATGACCATGCGTTTAATGGACCTAGAAACAGGTCTGATTGAATGGGCAGATGAAACTGAAATCCGTAAGCAAGAATCTAAGAGCTTCTTAGGTCTATAA